The window ACCTCTATTTATAATCGTAGCTGTTGCCTGTACAGTTGGCATAATCAGCATATCGTTAATGTTTACGTGCTTAGGCCTGCTCACTACATACCATATCGCGTCTGCAATATCATCGGCAATTAACGGCTCCAGGTTTTCGTAAACCTTTTTTGCACGGTCTTCGTCACCTTTGAAACGTACCACCGAAAATTCGGTTTCTACCATACCCGGATTAATTTCGGTAACCTTAATGCCATGTGGCAATAGATCGATACGCATTCCTTTGCTCAGGGCATCAACCGCATGTTTGCTGGCACAATATACATTTCCATTTGGATAAACTTCTTTACCCGCAATAGAACCTATGTTAATAATGTGTCCTGATTGGTTCGGGATCATCCAGTTGGAAACAATTTTGGTTACATAAAGCAATCCCTTCACATTTGTATCGATCATCGTATCCCAATCGTCGGTATTGCCTCTATCAATCGGGTCTAATCCCTGGCTTAAACCTGCATTATTTACCAGCACATCTACCTTTTTCCATTCGGCTGGTAAAACCTCCAATGCAGTGGTTAAACATTCTTTGCTACGCACATCGGCAATCACCTGTTTAATTTCAATCGCATATTTATCTGCCAAATGATGGGCTATTTTGGCCAGTCTTTCTTCTCTGCGGGCCAAAAGTATTAAGTGGTATCCTTGTTGGGCAAATGTATGTGCGCAAGCTTCGCCAATACCAGAAGTTGCACCTGTAATTAATGCGATTTTAGACATATTTATGAATTTAAGTCACGGTAAACTTTACGGTTAAAAACCAGTTTAATCTACCTACGTAGACAAAGATAAGTTTTTTTGAATGTTAAAGACTACTGAAAAATCAAACTGAACGTGAATTGACGCAATTTCAACTTATCAATCGGATTAGCATAAGCTGTATCGTCATGCTTCAGTATATCGCTGGTAGAATACGACAGTTTAATTTCGGGCGACATTTTGAAATACTCAAAATAAAGGTCAAAACCGATTCCTGTTTCATATGAAAGATAATTCCGTTCGTTTTTGAGCAATTTGTTTACGGCAGTTTCACCTTCATCAAAAGTTTTCTTTTTGGAGGCAATATCAATCGAATACTTTGCTCCACCCAGCCAGTAAGCTCTGAAGTTATTTAAGCGGTTCGATTTGATTTTAATGCCTAGTGGAAATTCGAACATGGTGGCCTGCACTTTCTTATCAACCAGGGTTTGAAAATGTTTGGTTTGCCCGTTGCCCACATTAACCGGATCGGTAGGTACGTATTCGTAACTCACTACCCTATCGCTAAAAATCAGTGAAGGTGTAGAACGGATATCGAAATTTTCGGAAATATTCCTGTTCATTACAAAACCCAAACCAAAGCCTTGCGAGGGTTTACTCGAAATCGAATTTAACGAATTGGTTACCATGGTACCTGAAGCGGGATCGAAAGAAACGCCGTTGCTGTTGGGCATCTCGTAAAATGGCGCCCTCCAGTTCTGTTTTTTGAGGATTTTATATTCTGCCGAAATGTATTGAAAATTAAAACCAAAACTCCAGTCCTCATCATCTATACCACCACCCCAGTTTTGAGCAAGAGCGGCTGTAGAAATGCTAAAGAGTGAAAGAATGAGGCTTAATTTTTTTATCATTTAGTTCCGGTATATATCGAACTTATTCCAAACGTTAAACTTTTATGTTTGGTACTTTTAAAACCAATTTTTTGCATCAGCGCAATAAAATCTTCTCCATCGGGGAAAGCCGCTACCGATTCGGGCAAATATGTATAGGCCCTGTGATCTTTAGAAAATAGCTTACCGAAAAAAGGTGTTACCTGCTTAAAATAAAAACTGTAAAGCTGCTTAACCGGAAAAACCCTGGGTTTCGAAAATTCGAGTATCACCATTTTTCCGTTTGGTTTAAGCACCCGGTACATATCTGCCAAACCTTTTTCGAGGTTTTCGAAATTACGCACCCCATAAGCACAGGTAATGGCATCGAAGGTGTGATCTTCAAAATGCAAGCCTTCTGAATCGCCAACCTGAACCGAAAAAACTTCGTTCAAACTGCGTTCATTGATTTTCTTTTTGGCTACTTCGAGCATGCCTTCAGAAATATCTACACCGATTACCTTTTCGGGATGAAGCTTTTTAATGGCTTCAAAAGCAAAATCGCCGGTTCCGGTAGCTACATCAAGCATTGTTCTCGGGTGGATCGAAACGAGTTCTTTAATGGCCTTTTTGCGCCAAAGCACATCAATTCCCAGTGAAAGAAAATGGTTTAAAAAATCGTAAGTGCCCGAAATATTATTGAACATGGTTGCAACCTGTTCTTTTTTGGTTGCATCTGCTACCTGATATGGAGTGATATTCTGATTCATGATATGTGGCAAAGATAGATAAAAGAGTTTGCAGTTGGGAGTTTAGAGTTTGCAGTTTAGTGATTCCAATAAACTTTACGAAGCGTTGACCTCGGTAAATTCAAGCTCTCAACTCCAACCCCCAACTCAAAACTAATTATTACCTTTGCACTATGGTTATCAAAACAGCAGCATTTATATGCAGCAACACCCAGGTTTCGGCTTTGCCGCCACCAACAATGCCCGAGTACGCTTTTATTGGCCGCTCTAATGTGGGTAAATCTTCTTTAATCAACATGTTGGTTAATCAACACGGATTGGCAAAAACCTCGCAACGTCCGGGAAAAACACAACTCATCAATCACTTTCTGATTAATGATGCCTGGTACATTGTCGATTTGCCGGGCTATGGCTATGCTAAAGTTTCGAAAACGAGTCGCGAAAAATGGGAAAAATTTATCCGCGCATACATTACCAAAAGAGAGAGCTTACAATGCGTTTTTGTTTTAATCGATAGCCGACTGGAGCCACAACAAATTGATATTGAATTTTGTTATTGGCTGGGCGAAAAACAAATTCCTTTTTCTTTAATATTTACCAAAGCAGATAAGCAGGGAATGACAACCACGCAAAAAAACGTGGCAGCCTTTAAGAAAAAGCTGGGTGAATTTTTTGAAGAGATTCCGGCAACATTTGTTACCTCGGCCGAAAAAGCCACAGGTAAAGATGAAGTGCTGAATTTCATCCATGAAGTAAATAAAGATTTTGTAGTACCTACAGATTATAAGCGGTTTTAAGGTTCAATAGCCCATTGGTCATTGGTTCATTAGTAATTGACAATCTGCCATTAACCATCGACTATTAACCAACAAGAACAGTAAACCATTACCAATAAATGAAAAAATACTTTTCACTCGTATTATTTGCACACTCGGTTTTTGCATTGCCCTTTGCCATGATCGGATTCTTTTTGGGGGTAACTACTACCGATAATCCATTTTCGTGGTACAAATTAATATTGGTTTTGCTGTGTATGGTTTTCGCACGCAACTCGGCCATGGCTTTTAACCGCTACCTTGACCGGAATATTGATGCCAAAAACCCACGTACTAAAATGCGTGATATACCTGCAGGGAAAGTTTCGGCGAATGAAGCGCTTACTTTTGTGATCATCAATTGTGTATTATTTGCCATTGCCACCTATTTTATTAATCCGCTTTGTTTTTATTTATCGCCGGTAGCACTATTTGTAGTATTATTTTATAGTTACACCAAAAGGTTTACAGCACTATGTCACCTGGTATTGGGACTTGGCCTATCGCTGGCGCCGATTGGGGCATATATTGCTGTAACCGGTCAGTTTGCTTTGGTACCAGTTTTATATTCATTAACGGTATTGTTCTGGGTAAGCGGTTTCGATATCATTTACGCCTTGCAGGACGAAGATTTCGACCGCGAAGAAAAATTACATTCCATTCCATCGGCTCTTGGCATAAAAAATGCGCTGAACGTTTCGGTTTTACTGCATGTATTTTCGGCAGCCTGTGTAATCTTGCCGGTATTCTTTACCGAATTTAGCTGGGTTTATTATGTAGGAATTATATTTTTCTGCTCTATGTTGATTTATCAGCACCTGCTTGTAAAACCAAACGATATCAGCAAAGTAAACCGCGCATTTCAAACCTTAAACGGCTATGCTTCGGTGGTATTTGCCATTTGTTTTTTAATAGACGCATATTTGAGACATAAATAGAAATGAGTGAAGGAGTGAATTTTGAATGATTGAATGCATTGTGTAACTAATCAAATTCATTCTGTCATTCAATAATTCTCCAATTCAATAATTAAACTAACCATGATCATCACCAAAAAACCAAGAACATATATTCCACAGGATTTAACCATTACCTGGGAAAGCTTAGCCCCTATTTTTGATGAATTGCAAGACCGCAGCATCACGAGCAACGCAGAATTAGAACAATGGCTAAAAGACCGTTCGGAGCTTGAAGCTGCTTTAGAGGAAGATTTTGCCTGGCGTTACATTAAAATGAGCTGCGATACGGCCAACGAAGAACTGGTTAAAAGCTTCCAATATTTCGCTACCGAAATTTCGCCAAAAATATCACCACTATCTAACGAACTAAACAAGAAATTTGTAGAAAGTCCTTTCATGGATGAATTGGACAAGGAAAAATATTTCGTTTATAACAGATCGGTTAAAAAGGCATTGGAACTTTTCCGCGAAGAGAACATCGAACTGTTTACCGAGCTGCAAGTTAAGCAACAGAAGTACCAGAGCATTACAGGTGCCATGAGCGTAGAAATTAATGGACAGGAATATACACTGGAGCAAGCTTCTATTTTGGTAAAGGATTTAAACCGCGAAGTGCGCGAAAATGCTTTCAGAACTATCCAGCAGCGTCGCCTTGTTGATAAAGACGATTTAAATATCCTGTTTGATGAATTGATCAGACTACGTAATCAGGTGGCTCTTAATGCAGGTTTTGAAAATTACCGCGATTACATGTTTCAGGCTTTAGGCCGTTTTGATTATACTCCACAAGATTGCTACGACTTTGCGAACGCCATTGAGAAAGAGATTGTCCCAATTTTGAAAGAACAGGCTGAGAAACGCAGGGAGGCACTGGGCTTAGATACTTTAAAACCATGGGATTTAGAGGTAAGTGTAAGTGGTAAGGCTGCATTAAAACCTTTCAACAACGGTGCTGAACTAATTGACAAAAGTATCGCCTGCTTTAATGCCATCGACCCTAAACTGGGCGAAAAACTGGCAACCATGAAAGCCAACAACCTTTTTGATGTAGAGAGCAGAAAAGGCAAAGCACCTGGTGGATACAACTATCCTTTGGCCGAGACCGGAGCACCGTTTATCTTCATGAATTCGGCCAACTCGCTCCGCGATTTAACCACGATGGTACATGAGGGAGGGCACGCTGTTCATACTTTCTTAACTGCCAATTTAGAATTGAACGATTTTAAACATTGTCCGTCGGAAGTGGCCGAACTGGCCTCAATGAGCATGGAATTAATTTCTATGGATAAATGGGATGTTTATTTCGACAACGAGGAAGATTTAATCCGCGCAAAAAAAGAACAGCTGGCCGATGTTTTAAAAACATTGCCATGGGTAGCGGTAATCGACCAGTTTCAACATTGGATTTACACCAACCCTAATCATACTGCTGCAGATCGCGAAGAAACCTTTAAACAGATTTATAACCGCTTTGGTGCGGGCTTTGCCAACTGGGATGACCTGGAACAACAATTCGGCAATATTTGGCAAAAACAACTGCATTTGTTCGAAGTTCCTTTTTACTATATTGAATATGCAATTGCCCAGTTAGGCGCCATTGCGGTTTGGAAAAACTATAAGGAAAACCCTGAAAAAGCATTAGATCAATACCTGGCTGCACTGACTTTGGGTTACACTAAACCGATGAACGAGATTTATGAAACCGCCGGAATTAAATTCGACTTTAGTGCCGAATATGTAAAAGAACTGGCCAGTTTTGTAAAAGGAGAACTGGAGAAACTGGGATAGGACAAGCTGGAAGGTTTAAAGAAGGAAAGCAGAAGGCTTTTCCACTCAAAAAACAAAAAAGTCGTAGCAAATGTTACGACTTTTTTGTTAGAGTTTAAATTTAAAAATTTAGTTGCCTTAATCCGCCACTTCTTTTTTTCTTACTTTCAAAATCATAAACATTACGATCAACGATATTACAATCATAATCAAATAGCTGTAGCTCAGATTGCGTTCATCCTTCGCCGGTACCAGACTCACCACTGCATAGCTCAAAAACGACACAATAACATAAGTAATTCCTCCTGTTAAACCACCAGCAATACCCGCATTTTTAGGGAATTTACTCAAACAGAAGGTAAAGTAGTTGTTAAAAGTAAAACCTGCCCCGATATGGATAATGAAGGCAAAAAAGATCAGCGAGTAAAGGTTACTGATAAAATTAAGGCTCAGCATCATTAATACCACAAATACCAGCTGCAAAACTGAATTAATGGCTAATCGCTTAAAAAACGGACGATTAATGGTAGCTTTCCCAATAAAACCACCAACCATCCAGGCAAAGCCCAATACCAATGAGCTATAGCCTGCAATTACAGGCGAAAGGTGCAAATGGTGCTCAATAATAAATGGCCCTGTCATGTTGTAAACCATTACCATGCAATAGGCTAGTCCAAGCATAACTATACCCAGTGTAAAACTGGTGGTTTTAATCATAGTGGCATAAATGTTGGCTATTTTCTTCAACTGGAAATCGGTAAAATGTTTCAAAGTTTCGCCACTAAACATAAACTCAAGCAGAGCAAAAACCAGGGCAAAACCACCCAGGAAATAGAAGTTAGACTCCCAGCCAAAAACTGTTTGCAGGTAGCCTCCAATAAAAGGCGCTACAATTGGTCCGGTTGACCAGATGATGGAAAACAAACTGAGGTAATGCTTAAGCTGTTCGCCTTCAAAAAGATCGACAAAATAAGCGCGCTTTGCAACCACTATCGCCCCAACGGTAAGCCCGTGTATAATCCGCATTAAATAAATTAAGTAGATGTTATGCGTATTGGCAATGATTAGACTAGCAGCCGCAAAAATCAACAGCGAATACAAACCGATTTTATAGCGGCCAAAGCTATCGAGCACACTGCCGATAAACAGTTGCGCAACACCATAACTAATCAGAAATATACTTAGCGTAAGCTGAACCTGAACGTTGCTCACCTGCATTTCACCAGCCATGGTTGGCAATGATGGAATGTAGATATCTGTAGCAAAACCCGACAAGGGAATCAGCGCAAAAGCCAGTATAGTGGCTATCCCCTGGTGGCGTTCTTTAATGTATTTAATGTCTAAAGTACCCGTGTTCATAAATATGAAAATTGTAGATGTTTATATTCCAATCAAACAAGATTTTACGTGTAAACATCCATCTTGAAGATTGGAGCAGGCAAAATTAACGCTTTTGCACTGCTTAAAACTATGCCAATCAAACAAAGGCTTATGATGAGCAAATAATTGAATTTTTTGACATTAATTTCATAAAACATCAGCATTCTAGTCGCTTTTTACTCTCCATTGGCGTGTAATGAAATTTATATCTTGCTTTAAACGTTTTTAGCCAAACTTTTTATAAGTTTGAAGAAACAATCAAACAACAAATGTTCGAAAAGCTATTCAGAAAGAAATCCATTTCCAAGATATTACAAGATGCGGCAAAAGGCTATGGCGACCACGAAAATACATTACATAAAACCCTCGGTGTACGCGATTTAACTGCCTTTGGCATTGCAGCTATTATTGGTGCTGGTATTTTTAGTACGATTGGCAAAGCCAGTGCAGACGGCGGTCCGGCGGTAATTTTTCTGTTTATTTTTACTGCAGTTGCCTGTAGTTTTGCAGCTTTTGCCTATGCCGAATTTGCATCAATGGTGCCGGTTTCGGGCAGTGCATACACCTACTCATACGTTGCTTTTGGTGAGCTGGTGGCCTGGATTATTGGCTGGTCGCTCATTATGGAATACTCCATCGGGAACATAACTGTAGCTATATCCTGGTCTGATTACTTTACAGGACTACTCTCTACTATAAAAATACCACCTTTAGGAATTAACGGCATCCACGTACCAGACTGGATGACTATGGATTACCTTAGTGCTTACAATGGTCATAAACACGCAGAAGCCCTATTGGCCGCAGGCAAAAATTTAGCTGATTTAGAT is drawn from Pedobacter sp. HDW13 and contains these coding sequences:
- a CDS encoding M3 family oligoendopeptidase, encoding MIITKKPRTYIPQDLTITWESLAPIFDELQDRSITSNAELEQWLKDRSELEAALEEDFAWRYIKMSCDTANEELVKSFQYFATEISPKISPLSNELNKKFVESPFMDELDKEKYFVYNRSVKKALELFREENIELFTELQVKQQKYQSITGAMSVEINGQEYTLEQASILVKDLNREVRENAFRTIQQRRLVDKDDLNILFDELIRLRNQVALNAGFENYRDYMFQALGRFDYTPQDCYDFANAIEKEIVPILKEQAEKRREALGLDTLKPWDLEVSVSGKAALKPFNNGAELIDKSIACFNAIDPKLGEKLATMKANNLFDVESRKGKAPGGYNYPLAETGAPFIFMNSANSLRDLTTMVHEGGHAVHTFLTANLELNDFKHCPSEVAELASMSMELISMDKWDVYFDNEEDLIRAKKEQLADVLKTLPWVAVIDQFQHWIYTNPNHTAADREETFKQIYNRFGAGFANWDDLEQQFGNIWQKQLHLFEVPFYYIEYAIAQLGAIAVWKNYKENPEKALDQYLAALTLGYTKPMNEIYETAGIKFDFSAEYVKELASFVKGELEKLG
- a CDS encoding UbiA-like polyprenyltransferase, which produces MKKYFSLVLFAHSVFALPFAMIGFFLGVTTTDNPFSWYKLILVLLCMVFARNSAMAFNRYLDRNIDAKNPRTKMRDIPAGKVSANEALTFVIINCVLFAIATYFINPLCFYLSPVALFVVLFYSYTKRFTALCHLVLGLGLSLAPIGAYIAVTGQFALVPVLYSLTVLFWVSGFDIIYALQDEDFDREEKLHSIPSALGIKNALNVSVLLHVFSAACVILPVFFTEFSWVYYVGIIFFCSMLIYQHLLVKPNDISKVNRAFQTLNGYASVVFAICFLIDAYLRHK
- a CDS encoding outer membrane beta-barrel protein — its product is MIKKLSLILSLFSISTAALAQNWGGGIDDEDWSFGFNFQYISAEYKILKKQNWRAPFYEMPNSNGVSFDPASGTMVTNSLNSISSKPSQGFGLGFVMNRNISENFDIRSTPSLIFSDRVVSYEYVPTDPVNVGNGQTKHFQTLVDKKVQATMFEFPLGIKIKSNRLNNFRAYWLGGAKYSIDIASKKKTFDEGETAVNKLLKNERNYLSYETGIGFDLYFEYFKMSPEIKLSYSTSDILKHDDTAYANPIDKLKLRQFTFSLIFQ
- a CDS encoding SDR family NAD(P)-dependent oxidoreductase, whose amino-acid sequence is MSKIALITGATSGIGEACAHTFAQQGYHLILLARREERLAKIAHHLADKYAIEIKQVIADVRSKECLTTALEVLPAEWKKVDVLVNNAGLSQGLDPIDRGNTDDWDTMIDTNVKGLLYVTKIVSNWMIPNQSGHIINIGSIAGKEVYPNGNVYCASKHAVDALSKGMRIDLLPHGIKVTEINPGMVETEFSVVRFKGDEDRAKKVYENLEPLIADDIADAIWYVVSRPKHVNINDMLIMPTVQATATIINRG
- the ubiE gene encoding bifunctional demethylmenaquinone methyltransferase/2-methoxy-6-polyprenyl-1,4-benzoquinol methylase UbiE yields the protein MNQNITPYQVADATKKEQVATMFNNISGTYDFLNHFLSLGIDVLWRKKAIKELVSIHPRTMLDVATGTGDFAFEAIKKLHPEKVIGVDISEGMLEVAKKKINERSLNEVFSVQVGDSEGLHFEDHTFDAITCAYGVRNFENLEKGLADMYRVLKPNGKMVILEFSKPRVFPVKQLYSFYFKQVTPFFGKLFSKDHRAYTYLPESVAAFPDGEDFIALMQKIGFKSTKHKSLTFGISSIYTGTK
- a CDS encoding MFS transporter, which translates into the protein MNTGTLDIKYIKERHQGIATILAFALIPLSGFATDIYIPSLPTMAGEMQVSNVQVQLTLSIFLISYGVAQLFIGSVLDSFGRYKIGLYSLLIFAAASLIIANTHNIYLIYLMRIIHGLTVGAIVVAKRAYFVDLFEGEQLKHYLSLFSIIWSTGPIVAPFIGGYLQTVFGWESNFYFLGGFALVFALLEFMFSGETLKHFTDFQLKKIANIYATMIKTTSFTLGIVMLGLAYCMVMVYNMTGPFIIEHHLHLSPVIAGYSSLVLGFAWMVGGFIGKATINRPFFKRLAINSVLQLVFVVLMMLSLNFISNLYSLIFFAFIIHIGAGFTFNNYFTFCLSKFPKNAGIAGGLTGGITYVIVSFLSYAVVSLVPAKDERNLSYSYLIMIVISLIVMFMILKVRKKEVAD
- the yihA gene encoding ribosome biogenesis GTP-binding protein YihA/YsxC → MVIKTAAFICSNTQVSALPPPTMPEYAFIGRSNVGKSSLINMLVNQHGLAKTSQRPGKTQLINHFLINDAWYIVDLPGYGYAKVSKTSREKWEKFIRAYITKRESLQCVFVLIDSRLEPQQIDIEFCYWLGEKQIPFSLIFTKADKQGMTTTQKNVAAFKKKLGEFFEEIPATFVTSAEKATGKDEVLNFIHEVNKDFVVPTDYKRF